Genomic segment of Staphylococcus muscae:
ACTTCACGAGCACCAGAGTTATCTGCTACTTTTAAGCGTGTTTCTTGTTGGATCATGATTATACCTCCCTTATCTTTAAATAGTCATTAAATAATTACTGATTCTTCGACAATTTCTACTAAACGGAAACGTTTTGTCGCTGATAAAGGACGCGTTTCTTGAATCTTAACGATATCTCCTAATTTAGCTGAATTGTTTTCATCATGTGTTTTATATTTTTTTGAGTATTTAACACGTTTACCATATAGTTTGTGTGTTTTGTAAGTTTCAACTAAAACAGTGATTGTTTTGTCCATTTTATCTGAAACAACTTTACCAACGTAAACTTTACGATCATTTCTTTCGCTCACTTTAGTAACCTCCTCTTTCAACTATTATTGGTTTGCTTTACCTTGTTCTAATTCTCTTTCACGTGCAACAGTTTTTAGACGTGCGATCGTTTTTCTTACAGTTTTGATACGAGCAGTCTCTTCTAATTGACCTGTAGCTAATTGAAAGCGTAGGTTAAAAAGCTCTTCTTTTGAAGATTTGATTTGTTCTTCGATTTCTGAAGTGGTTAAGTCTCTAATTTCCTTAGCTTTCATTTAATTCACCACCCAATTCTTCACGTTTTACAAACTTCGTTTTAACTGGAAGTTTGTGGCTTGCTAAACGTAGTGCTTCACGCGCAACTTCTTCAGATACGCCTGCTACTTCGAATAATACTCTACCTGGTTTTACAACTGCGATCCAGCCTTCAACCGCACCTTTACCAGCACCCATACGTACTTCTAAAGGTTTTTGTGTATATGGTGTATGAGGGAAGATTTTAATCCAAACTTTCCCGCCACGTTTCATGTAACGTGTCATAGCGATACGAGCTGATTCGATTTGACGAGATGTAATCCAAGATGTTGTAGTTGCTTGAAGACCATACTCACCGAATGTTACAAAGTTACCGCCTTTTGAACGACCTTTTGTGTCAGGACGATGTTGACGACGATATTTTACACGCTTTGGTAGTAACATAATTATTTTCCTCCTTCACTATTTTTCTTAGTAGGAAGAACTTCACCACGATAAATCCATACTTTAACACCTAACTTACCGTAAGTAGTGTCTGCTTCAGCATGTGCGTAATCAATGTCAGCACGTAATGTATGAAGTGGTACAGTTCCTTCTGAATATTGTTCAGCACGCGCGATGTCAGCGCCACCTAAACGACCTGATACTTGAGTTTTGATACCTTTTGCACCAAGTTTCATTGCTCTTCCGATAGCTTGTTTTTGAACACGACGGAATGAAGCACGGTTTTCTAATTGACGTGCGATATTTTCAGCTACTAAACGTGCATCAAGATCTACTTTCTTGATTTCTACAACGTTGATGTGAACTTTTTTATCAGTCAATTGGTTTAATTTGTTGCGAAGTTTTTCGATTTCTGAACCGCCTTTACCAATTACCATACCTGGTTTACCAGTGTGAATTGCGATATTGATGCGGTTAGCAGCACGCTCGATCTCAACATGAGATACTGATGCGTCTTTTAATGCTTTATCAATAAATTTACGAATTTTTAAGTCTTCGTGTAAAAGTGATGCGAAGTCTTTCTCAGCATACCATTTAGCTTCCCAGTCACGAATTACACCAACACGAAGTCCGATTGGATTAATTTTTTGACCCACAATGTTCCCTCCTTAATGATTTGATTAAGCTTCTTGAGCTTCTTCTTTACCATCACTTACAACGATTGTAATGTGGCTTGTTCTTTTGTTAATTGCACTTGCACGCCCTTGAGCACGTGGACGGAAACGTTTTAAAGTTGGTCCTTCGTTAGCATATGCTTCTTTAACAACTAATTCGTCAGTGTTCATACCATAGTTGTGCTCAGCATTAGCTAAAGCGGACATTAATAATTTTTCTACTACTGGAGAAGAGGCTTTGTTTGTTAATTTTAAAATAGCTACTGCTTCTCTTACGTCTTTACCTCTGATTAGATCTAATACTAATCGTACTTTACGAGGTGCGATTCTGATAGTTCTAGCAACCGCTTTTGCTTCCATTCGTATTTCCTCCTTTACTTATTAGAAATGGTTTATCTTCTTGTTTTCTTGTCGTCTGCAGCGTGACCTTTGAACGTACGTGTTGGAGCAAATTCACCTAATTTGTGACCAACCATATCTTCAGTTACGTATACAGGTACGTGTTTGCGTCCATCGTATACTGCGAATGTGTGTCCAATAAAGTTTGGGAAAATTGTTGAACGACGTGACCAAGTTTTGATTACTTGTTTCTTTTGACTATCACCTTGAGCTTCAACTTTTTTCATTAAATGCTCATCGACGAAAGGTCCCTTTTTAATACTACGAGCCATAATGGCGCCTCCTTTCTTATTATGTGCGTGCAGCGATTACGCCGCACACCCAAATAAGCTATTTTTATTTTTTCTTACGTCCACGTACGATAAGTTTATCTGAACGTTTCTTACCACGACGTGTTTTCTTACCAAGAGTTGGTTTACCCCATGGTGACATTGGAGATGGACGTCCGATTGGCGCACGGCCTTCACCACCACCGTGTGGGTGATCGTTAGGGTTCATTACAGAACCACGAACTGTTGGTCTCTTACCTAACCATCTTGATTTACCGGCTTTACCGACATTTACAAGTTCGTGTTGGAGGTTACCAACTTGTCCTACTGTTGCACGGCAAGTTGAAAGAATCATACGAACTTCACCAGAACGAAGTCTTACAAGAACGTATTTACCTTCTTTACCTAATACTTGTGCGCTTGCACCAGCAGAACGTGCGATTTGGCCACCACGGCCTGGTTTTAATTCGATATTATGAATAACTGTACCTACTGGAATGTCTTTTAATTGAAGTGCGTTACCAACTTTGATGTCAGCTTCTGAACCACTTTCAACGATTTGACCTACTTCTAATCCTTTAGGTGCGATGATGTAGCGTTTTTCACCATCTGCATATACGATTAAAGCAATATTTGCTGATCTGTTTGGATCATATTGAATTGAATCAACTTTACCAGCGATTCCGTCTTTATTACGTTTGAAATCAATCACACGGTATTGACGTTTGTGTCCACCACCGTGATGGCGTACAGTCAATTTACCTTGGTTGTTACGACCCGCTTTTTTCGGTAGCGGTTGTAATAATGACTTTTCAGGTTTTGACTCTGTAATTTCAGAGAAATCTAATGTAGTCATATTACGACGACCATTAGTAATTGGCTTATAATGTTTAAGAGCCATTGTCGTTTACCTCCTTAATGGTAATGGGAATTTTAGTTGAATAGGTCGATTTGACCTTCTTTTAATGTAACAATCGCTTTGCGACGTTTGTTTGTGTAACCTTGGTAACGGCCTACACGTTTTTTCTTAGGTTTGTAGTTGATGATGTTGACTTTGTCAACTTTAACATCAAAGATTTGTTCTACTGCTGTTTTGACTTGTGTTTTGTTTGCACGAACATCAACGTCAAATGTGTATTTATCTTCAGCCATTGCTTCAGATGATTTTTCTGTGATTACGGGGCGCTTTAGAATATCTCTTGCTTCCATTATCCGAGCACCTCCTCAACTTTTTTAGCTGCTTCTTCAGTGATTAAAACACTGTCAGCATGTGTTAATTCTAATACGTTTAAGCCTTCTGGTGTTGTGAATTGAACACCTGGGATATTACGTGCTGATAATTCAACATTTACATCACCAAGAGTAACAACAAGAACTTTTTTAGGTAATTCTAAGTTAGTTAAAGTTGCTTTGAATTCTTTTGTTTTTGGCGCTTCTAAGTTGAAACTGTCAACGATTTTGAATTCATTTTCTTGAACTTTGAATGAAAGTGCTGATTTCAATGCTAAGCGACGCATTTTCTTAGGCATTTTGTATGAGTAGCTTCTTGGTGTTGGTCCGAATACCACACCACCGCCACGCCATTGTGGAGCACGGATAGTACCTTGACGTGCACGTCCTGTACCTTTTTGTCTCCATGGTTTACGTCCACCACCACGAACTGCTGAACGGTTTTTTACCGCATGCGTTCCTTGGCGTAATGAAGCGCGTTGTAATTGAATAGCTTCAAATAAAACATCGTTGTTTGGTTCGATTGCGAATACCGCATCGTTAAGTTCAACAGAACCTGCTTTAGTTCCATCAACTTTGAATACATCATAATTTGCCATTATGCATTTCCTCCTTTCACTACTAATTATTTATTAGCTTTGATTGCTGATTGGATTTGTACAAAACCTTTTTTAGGACCAGGTACGTTACCTTTTACTAAAATTACGCTGTTTTCCGTATCTACTTGAACAACTTCTAAGTTTTGAACAGTGACTGTGTTACCACCCATGCGGCCTGGTAATTTTTGTCCTTTGAATACACGTGATGCGTCTGACGCCATACCTACTGAACCTGGTGCTCTGTGGAAATGAGAACCGTGAGACATTGGTCCACGTGCTTGGTTGTGACGTTTGATTGCGCCTTGGAAACCTTTACCTTTTGAAGTTCCTGTTACGTCAATTACGTCTCCAACTTCGAATGTATCAACTGAGACTTCTTGACCTACTTCGTATTCGTCAACATTGATGTTTCTGAATTCACGAATGAAGCGCTTAGGTGCTGTGCCTGCTTTTTTAGCGTGACCTTCAGCTGGTTTAGTTGCATATTTGTTAGTTTTGCTACCTTTTTTATATGCTTCTTTGTTTTCAAAACCGATTTGGATCGCGTTGTAGCCATCTACTTCTTCAGTTTTCTTTTGTAATACTACGTTTTCTTTTGCTTCGATTACTGTTACAGGAATTAAGTCCCCGTTTTCACCGAATACTTGTGTCATACCAATTTTTCTTCCTAAGATTCCTTTGGTCATCGAAAGTCCACCTCCTAAAAATTTTTAATTATAATTTGATTTCGATGTCTACACCTGATGGTAAGTTTAAGCCCATTAAAGCGTCAACTGTTTTTGGTGTAGGGTTAACAATGTCGATTAAACGTTTGTGTGTACGTTGTTCGAATTGTTCACGTGAATCTTTGTACTTATGCACCGCTCTGATGATTGTGTACACTGATTTTTCAGTTGGTAATGGGATTGGACCTGATACGTCCGCTCCAGAACGTTTAGCAGTTTCAACGATTTTCTCTGCTGATTGATCGATGACACGGTGGTCATAAGCTTTTAATCTGATTCTGATTTTTTGTTTTGCCATTATTTACCCTCCTTATTCGTCTTCATATAAGTGATAGACTTCTCCACGAAAACTATCTCACACAACGCCATGGCAAAGCGGCCGGGTGTGTCAGTAACCTTTCGCTTCATCGCATTAAAAAGTCCAACATTAGATATTCTACAAGAAAAGTTGCGTCTTTGCAATAGTTTCTCAAGAATTTTTATATCTAATCACATACCATGTCATTTTACTGTAAATGACGCTTAAGTTCAACCATTTATACAAAATTTTTTGTTCTTTAATGAGTGTTTGATTATAATGGTAGACAACGACAAATTTTTAGAAAGATATGAGGTATTGTCTATGACAAAAAAAGTTAAAACACTTCTAACAGTTTTTACCTTAATCGTACTTGTTTCAGAATTTATCGCTGGGTTTCCATTCCTTGGTGGATGGTATGTTCTCGCATTAGGATGGCAGCCTTTAGCATTTAATATTTTCATTTATATTGTGATGGTTCTAGTGTTAATCTTTGATAAGCAAAATACAATTCGCCCGATGGTGTTAATTCCATTATTAGGTGCCATTGTAAATTGTGTAGCGATTATTCCTGTGATTGGTATGATTCTGCACTGGCTGATGCTTATTCTACTTATTTTTATGTTAATCATTTTATTTGCAACACCTACTTATCTTCCTAATGCACATGCACGTGTGATATACGACGACGATTCACATCGAAAATAATATGATAATCACTAACAAAGTAAATAGCCCGACTACTCTTCTTATACGATGAGTAGTCGGGCTATTTTGTTGTTATTTTTATTCCTTAACCATGTACAAATACAAAATATAAGATGAAGATAATCATCAATGCATACATGATTGGATGTACTTCTTTATGACGTTTCGTTAATAACATTGTGATTGGATAGAAGATGAAACCACACGCAATACCTGTCGCAATTGAATATGATAAAGGCATCATAATGATTGTAACGAATGCTGGTACAGCTACTTCAAACTTCTTCCAGCTAATGTCAGCTAAGTTAGAAGCCATTAACACACCTACTACAACCAATGCTGGTGTTGTGACTGCCGATGTTACAACAGCCATTAGTGGACTGAAGAATAATGCTAATAAGAAACAGATGCCTGTTACGATACTCGCTAAACCAGTACGTGCACCTACTGCAACACCTGACGTTGATTCGATGTATGATGTTGTTGTTGTAGTACCAAACACAGCACCCGTCATTGTTGCTAATGAGTCTGCAAATAACGCACGTCCTGCACGAGGTAGCTTGTTATCTTTCATAAACCCTGCCTGATTGGCTACTGCTACAATTGTACCAGCAGTATCAAAGAAATCGATGAATAAGAATGTCAAGATAACAATTAAAAATTGAATCGTAAATAATTGCGCTGGGTCTTGGAATGATTCGAAAGCAGCACCAAATGTTGGAGCGATACTTGGAACTTTCCCTACAATACCTGTTGGCGGTGCAATTTGTTGTGTAACAAGACCTGCAATCGCTGTTAGAACCATCCCTAAGAAGATTGCACCAGGCACCTTCTTAGTATACAGAATCACAGTTACAATAATACCGAAAACGGCTAATAATACGGGTGGGTCAGTAATCTTACCTAAAGTAACTAAAGTTGCATCGTTGTTTACGATAATTCCTGAACTTTGTAGACCGACAAATGTAATGAATAAACCAATACCGGAAGATACTGCTAATTTCATCTCATAAGGAATTGCATTAATGATCGTTTCTCTCAAACCTGTTGCTGTTAAAATGGCAAATACAAATCCGGAAAAGAATACGCCTGTTAAACCGACTTGCCATGGAATTCCCATAGTTAGAACAACTGTAAATGCGAAGAACGCATTCAATCCCATACCAGGTGCAAGTGCAATTGGGTAGCGGGCGATAAGCCCCATAAATAAACAACCTACAAATGCTGCAAGTGCTGTCGCTACGAAAATAGCACCTTGGTCCATCTTCTGATCTGCAGGCACACCATCAACACCTGCTAAGCTTAAAACTTGTGGATTGACGGCTAAAATATATGCCATCGATAAAAACGTTGTAAGACCGCCGAGAATTTCTCGTTTATAGTTAGTCTGATGCTCGTCAAAGCGGAAGTATCTTCTCACTGTCATTGGCTCCTTTATTTAAAATACTCATTCATTCTAATACGGTACAATCAGAATTTCAATATTAAATACGAACTTTATCTTTAATTTTTAGATTTTTGTTCGATTTTTAGACATTTATCCTTTTAATCCTTTGAGCGCTTCCTTAAATGGATTGTTTTCCATCGTGTCATCTTTCATATATTTTTTCATGTCACGTTTGGATACTTTATCTTTCCCTTTGTTTTTAAAGCGTTTATCCATCTGCTCTTGTGTTTCTGTATAACCGCAGCTACAACGATAAGTAGCTTGTTTTCCGACACCAAACTTTGTCAACCGCTTCTTACATTGTGGGCAGCGTGCTTTTGTTTGGGTTTTGACATCTTTTTTCGTCTTACAGCTTGGGTCTTGACATACGAGCATAGAACCATTTTTAGTTTTCACTCTTAACATGAACTTTCCGCACGTCGGACATTCGGCAGACGTCAAGTTGTCATGCTTGTACTTCTGCTCGCTCTGTTTAATTTCTTCAATGATTTGTTGCGTGAAGTCTTTCATCTCTGCAATAAACTGCTGACGTTTTAGTTGTCCTTTTTCTATGCGTAACAGCTTATCCTCCCACTTCGCAGTTAGCACTGGTGATGTAAGTGCTTCAGGCGCTAACTCTAAAATCTGTCTTCCTTTCGACGTCACCTTAATGCTGCCGTTTTGATTCTCAATCGCATTCATACTGTACAACTTGTCGATAATATCCGCACGTGTTGCAACCGTTCCGATACCACCTGTTTCTTTAAGTGTTTGTGCTGACTTCTTATCTCTCAATGAGAAGAACTTGTCAGGACGCTCCATCGCCTTCAATAATGTTCCTTCATTGAAGTAAGGCGGCGGTGTCGTTTGATGTGCTTGTATCGTTGCATCTTGTATTTTTATACGACTTCCCTTTTCAAAGTCTGCTGTCTTTTCTCGCTGTTGTACGTCTGTTTGCAGCTTTTTAAATCCTAATTCAATCGGTTGTTGCATCTGATTCACAAAAGTTACATCCCCAAATTTCGCAGTCACTTTTTGCTCAACATAACGATACGGTGGTGATAACACTTCTAAAAATCGTTGCACAATCAATAAGTAAATCTTTTGCTCATTCGGTGATAAGTCACTCATATTAGGACGAACTTCAGTTGGAATAATCGCATGGTGATCGGATACCTTCTGATTATTGATATACCTTGCTTTCGCATCAAATTTCTGTTGCATTAATGACTTAGCCACATCAAGGTACGTTGTCCCCATTGTCGCTTGTAAACGCTCCTTCAACGTCCCTACCATATCCGTTGTTAAGTAGTTTGAATCAGTACGAGGGTATGTAACAAGCTTATGTCGTTCATATAACTGTTGCAATGTATTTAATGTTTGCTTTGCCCCCATGTGGTAACGTTGATAAGCCGCTTGTTGTAAGTCTGTCAAATTAAACAGTGGGCTCGGATATGATTTTTTATCCTTTGTGTCAATTGATACAATTTCAACTTCTTGCCCTTTCAATTCATTAACAAGTGTCTCTAATTCGGTACGATCCGTCATCCTACGCTCTTGTCGAAAATCAAACTTCACGCCATTCAACTTGATTGATAACGTGTAATAATCTTGTGGTCTAAAGTTTTTAATCTCTTGTTGACGCATATGAATCAATTGAATCGTTGGTGTTTGTACACGGCCTAAAGACAGCTGTGCATCGTATTTTGTTGTGAGTGCACGTGTCGCATTGATACCTACAATCCAATCTGCTTCACTTCGTGCTAATGCTGCCTGGTATAAGTTGTGGTATTGTGACCCGTCCTTCAAATGTTTAAAACCATCACGAATAGCTTTTGTTGTCACAGAACTAATCCATAACCGCTTAATTGGCTTCTTGATACGGGCCTTATCGATAATAAGACGTGCTACAAGTTCCCCTTCTCGTCCGGCGTCAGTCGCAATAATAATTTGCTTAACATCATCTCTTTGCATCAGTTTTTGTACTGTGTTAAATTGCTTTCTCGTCTTATTGATAATGACTGTTTTCATATGCTTTGGTATGATCGGTAAGTCTTCCATACGCCATTGTTGCAACGACTTATCATACTGTTCAGGTGTCGCATTGGTTACAAGGTGACCGAGCGCCCACGTAACAATATACGCATTATTTTCAAAGTATCCTTGCTTCGTTGCATTGACTTGTAGTGCCTTCGCAATATCTCGACCTACTGATGGTTTTTCAGCTAAAATTAATGCTTTCATACATCTTTCTCCTCTTTTATGCCCAATTGGGATTACATCGCTATTTTATTTACCTCTCCTATTGTAACACGTCAATTTTATCAGTTGGCAAACCGGTTGTGTGGTTGTTTGATTTGTCGCTCAAAGTCTTTATAATAAAAGTATCACGTTATTATTGGGGGACTGACTATGAAAACTAACTATATACAAGATTTTTCTCATGTCGCAACATTCATTCAAGATAACCTCTCAAAAAATCAATCATACGTACATAAATTACCAGTGGATTGCACTGAATCATTACAGACATACTTATCAAATGCAGATTATCATCACCAACTACATACAACACAAGATAGCAATGGTCTAGCAATGGTACTTATCTGCACACCTTATGCCGAACATAGATATCAAGTTATCGGCCCTATCTATCGTCAAGGTGCTACTTTTACAGAACATGATCTCAAACAACTATTCGAATCAGCAACTGCACATCATCATCGACCTTCTACATATTATTTTTCATTTTCAACAGCACATCCTGCCATTAAGTCTTATATGAAATCAATCGGTGCTGCCTATACTTTTACCGATTACCATCTAGAAGCCACTCAAGATTTGGGTGAGTCAGAGCGCGATCATCTCATCATTGACTACCAACCTGTCTACTTCCGTCACTTAAAAAAATTGCACGAAAAAGCATTCCAACATTCATCCGAAACTGCAGAAACAATCGTAAATCATCTGGATGACTCACATAAGTTATTTTTATATGTAGAAGAAGGACTACTGAAAGGCTACCTATACCTTGTACTAGATGCGCAGACAGAACGTGCCGAGATCAAGTACTTCTCATCACATACAGATTATCGGTTGAGAGGCATCGCATTTGATCTCATTCAACACGCCATTCATCACGCTTGCCAAGATAATGACATTCAAACGGTTCACTTCAAGATAAGAAGTAAAAATCACCAACTCGTGTCTCGATTTGATACACTTGGTTTTCATATCAAAGAATCCTATGATAAGTTCAAATGCCATTTCTAACAAAATAAAAAATGCCTGAAGCTGAGATGTAACCGCTTTGTATATTTCGGAAACCGATACGATATATCCGAAAGTAGCATGTTCATCTCAACCTCGAAGCATCATTGTTCGATTGCGTATGAAACTATTCATACAATATTATGTGGGTACAAATAAGTATTGATACACATAGAGTGTGATAATACTAATCACAATCGTAATATTACTCGCCATCGCGATAACTGGAAGTGTCCGATAGCGAAATTGTACAGCATAAGACAGCGCTGCAACCCCGACTGGCATTAGCCAGATTAGTTGTAGTGTTGTCTTTATCATGTCGTCCGATACAGGCAACAAGTAGTAAACGAGTGTACCGAATAATAAACCAAACCCATAGTACAGTCCTAAGTATTTCAGTGTAATCGGTAAGTAGCGTCTATCCAATCTAAAATCAATCAAGACACCTAATAAAATCATAGAGAGCGGTAAGTTTGCTGCAGCTAATACATCAAAAAAACGAATACTCTCTTGCGGAAGGCTTAGATTGAATATGTTGAGTAGCAACATTACAACATACGTCATCAAAGGAATAGATGTCGCTAAGTTTTTCAACACTCTCTTTGGGTTCAATCCACCACTCATATTTTTAAAATATGATGCCGCAAAGTAAGTCATTCCAAACATAACAACAGCACCCCCGATGTCAGCCATTCCAAAATAAATCAATCCGACATCAGGCCATATTTGTTGAACGAGTGGATAGGCAAATATTCCAATATTGAGACTCCCTATCATAATTGCTACCGTCCCTCGCACTTCGTTGTTATACTTTAAAAACAGCATCACAATCAGAATTTTTGTGATAGTTCCGTATAGAATCATCATGACTGGCAAAATGGATAACGAAGGGGTTAACGTCACATCATTCAAATTGACGATGACAACCGATGGCAAGGTGACATTTAGTACGATGGTCGATATGACACGACTGTCTTGTCCTGAAATATATCTCATTCGTTTCAATATGTATCCTAATGTGATCAATAATAATATGATTAAAAAGTTTGCAGTCATGTCTCTTCCCCTTTTCTACTAATGATTACAGCTCATATCGTACAGTAAAACGTTTTAATATTACAATGGTAACATGCTATAATGATGACAATTGATACAAGGAGGATGTTGTATGGACTTAGAGCAACAATTACAAGAACTCAAAATGGATTACATCCGCTTGCAAGGAGATTTAGAAAAACGCGAATCAACATCACAACAAGTTGATCCGTTAATTAAGCAACTCGAATCAATCGAACAACAAATTGCTGAAGTACGTGCAAAGCTACAGCAATAAGCCATTTTCAATGCATAGTCAGCCATTGGCATCAAGCCAGCTTTACTATGCTCCATATACACGCAGATATTAGGCTCGTTTATAGAAAGGATGTATCCTAATGTTAACTTATCTTATTCTATTGCCATTGATGTATCTCATCGTGGCATATATTAGCATTTTCAAGTTAGATATGTTGCTACCGAAGATTTTGCGCCTGTTGATGG
This window contains:
- a CDS encoding GNAT family N-acetyltransferase, producing the protein MKTNYIQDFSHVATFIQDNLSKNQSYVHKLPVDCTESLQTYLSNADYHHQLHTTQDSNGLAMVLICTPYAEHRYQVIGPIYRQGATFTEHDLKQLFESATAHHHRPSTYYFSFSTAHPAIKSYMKSIGAAYTFTDYHLEATQDLGESERDHLIIDYQPVYFRHLKKLHEKAFQHSSETAETIVNHLDDSHKLFLYVEEGLLKGYLYLVLDAQTERAEIKYFSSHTDYRLRGIAFDLIQHAIHHACQDNDIQTVHFKIRSKNHQLVSRFDTLGFHIKESYDKFKCHF
- a CDS encoding AEC family transporter, translated to MTANFLIILLLITLGYILKRMRYISGQDSRVISTIVLNVTLPSVVIVNLNDVTLTPSLSILPVMMILYGTITKILIVMLFLKYNNEVRGTVAIMIGSLNIGIFAYPLVQQIWPDVGLIYFGMADIGGAVVMFGMTYFAASYFKNMSGGLNPKRVLKNLATSIPLMTYVVMLLLNIFNLSLPQESIRFFDVLAAANLPLSMILLGVLIDFRLDRRYLPITLKYLGLYYGFGLLFGTLVYYLLPVSDDMIKTTLQLIWLMPVGVAALSYAVQFRYRTLPVIAMASNITIVISIITLYVYQYLFVPT
- a CDS encoding SE1832 family protein, which gives rise to MDLEQQLQELKMDYIRLQGDLEKRESTSQQVDPLIKQLESIEQQIAEVRAKLQQ